Below is a window of Mucilaginibacter sp. PAMC 26640 DNA.
CTCATTTGCCACACTAACCGCAACATATCCAGCAATTAAAATAGCATCTGCGACCGCTATAAACACTGACACCCTATTGGTTACGGGTTCCGCAAACGCCAGCATCGTACTGGATGTATTGTTTCGGACATTCGAAACAAGTGCAAAAAACTTTGATGTAATCATTTGTGCTACGGGTGCCAATACTACAGACTATTTTAACAGGGTACAAGTTGCTGTACCAGCTAATGCAGGGAATAACGGCAGCATCGCCCTGGCCTCGCTTGCCGGCCTGGCCCCTTCTTTATTCGACCTGGATCTGGCGGGGAACCGGGTATTAACCCTGGAACCCGGCATATCCGTTTATATCCGTAACAAAGCCGCCACCACAGCCGACCTGTATGTAACAGCCAAACTCAGAAACTTCTAAAACATGACCAGTATTTCGACCACACCATTTCATGTTACCATGCTGAGAAAAGCCAACATCTGGTACTCCGCAAGAGATGGAAACTTTAACGATCCGACAACCTGGCTCAGTAATGGGCGGAAAAAATACAGCTATCCGCAATCGGGCGATACGGTATATGTAAATCATACGGTTACTGTGAATATGACAACAAACGTGAAGAATGTTTACGTTGCAGGCACTTTAAAGTTTTCAAATAGCACGCTTACCATAAACGGAGATTTGCAGGTGACCGGAACGTTAGACCATACAGGTATTAATTCTTATTTGAATTTAAAAGGAGTTAACAATGCGGTGAATGTTTTTTTGCCCGGGCCTACAAGCACAATAGAATACAGCAGGTTAGGTGACCAAGATATTATGGACTTGTCTTATTTTAATTTAAGTATCTCCGGTGGAGGCAATAAGTATATTTATGGAGAACTGACTATAAATGGTGTCACCAATATTAATGGGAATGGCGGTGGTGCGCCAACTTTATTCAAAGTCACCAATTCGGGCAGACTTACCTTTGTGGGTATGTTAACATCCGTAGGAATATCCACTCCAGGTTACATTAACAACTTAATAAATGCCGACTTGGAATTTCAAGCGGGGATAAATATAGATTACCGTGGACTTAATTTAAATTTGGGTACTGGAAATCTGTATTTTAATGGGGCAAGCATCCAATTAATGTTAGGTGGCGGTTCAAACACACTGGGCTACAACAATTTCAATACCATTCTTATAAAGGGGAGTTCAATCGTTACTATCGTATCAACAAGCAATACTCCTCTAATACTAAACGGCAGTATCAATGGGGAAACAGCTAACTCCACTTTAAGAATCAGTGGAAGCTTTTATCAAGGAAATACTACGGAACCGATGCTGACTGGAATTTTTTTATACAATTATGGTGGAACATCAACTATAAGTTATGTTTGCAATGGAGATTTTACTATTCCATATACTGAGTATAACGGACTGCATATCCGCGGTACTGGACTCAAAATTCTAAGTGGAGATACTACTATCGGCTCTTTAAGTACATTTGGTGGGACATTGGATTTGTCATACCGCGATTTTACTGTAAATGGACCATACTCGCAAAGCGGTTTGGGTGGCGGGGTTGTAAAAAACAATGCTAATGGTATAACTATTTTTGGTGGCGCGTATTTAGCGATCGGATCAAATTTAATTTTTCAATTTAGTTTACCTTGTATTGTAGAATTTAGAAACGGAATTGATGCAGATATTAGAGGCTTTACAAGTTTTGCTATCGTTTCAGGTTCAACAATTAAATTTACAACCAACAATCAATCGATTAAATGTGGTGGGGGATCAGTAATGTTGGGAGCTGATATTTTGGTTTCTGGGCCTATTACTGTGTCGGTTTTAAGTTCACTAAGTTATGGTAATTCTGGAACATTGAATGGTGATCACCCAAAATCTATATTTAGTATTCAGCCTGGTGGCCTCACCAATTCTTTCACTTATAAAAATGCACAACAACCTATGCAACTTGGTATTTTGGACTGCAATTCAGCCCCTAATACTTTTATATATGCTAACTCGGGCGCTCAGGATATAACGCCGGGCATATACAGAAATTTGTCATTAACTGGGAGCGGTAGTAAAAATCTGTTAGGAAACGTTAGTGTTGTTGATACTTATAGTTTAGTAACTCCAGCGACACTAAATACAAATGGTTTTTTATTGAACAATTGATAAAAAAGTTTAAAAAGATTTTTTTATCAGGTCTTTAACTTTATAATTGCTATTAGAAAGAATGGCTGGCCTTATTCACAAAAGATTTGAAACAATTGATTTACTAAGAGGCATTGCGGCCATTTCAGTTTGCTTTTTTCATTTTGGTTTTTTTCGATATGGATGCACAGGTGTTGACTTATTTTTTATAATAAGTGGGTTCGTTATTTTTATGTCAATCAAACGGGCAACGAGCGTCAAAGAATTTTGGATATCAAGATTTATTAGACTTTATCCATCGTATTGGCTTTCTATTGTTATTGGTATTATATCAGTAAAATTATTATCTAATATATCTCCTTCATTAAACTTTCGACACATTTTAGGAAACATAACAATGTTCCAACCAATATTCCGCACGGAATATATCAGTTCGGTATATTGGACTTTGTATGTTGAAATGCTATTTTATATAATAATTACTATCCTCTGGCTGTTACGATGGTTGCCGCGAATAGAAATGGCGGTGGCGATCTCGTTAGTATTAGTGGCGATTGTGAATTTTAGTTTCTTGGTTGATCACAATACACATCCTTTAATAACAAGATCTTTTGTTCTATTAAGATACTTGTTTCCGCTAGTTAGCCATATTCAATTTTTCGGTGCGGGCATAATATTTTACTTATCTGTCGAAAAGGGCTATAATTTAAACCGATTGTTATTGCTGTTTTTAACGATAGTCATCACGGGCTTATCGCACACAAATAGCGTAATGATGAATTCTTATCTGGGCATTTGGGAACACGTTGGGATTTATACACTTCTTTTATTTGTATTTGCTGGTTCAATCTACGAGAAAATCAAACTATCAAAGTTGTCATCACTTCTGATATTTGGTGAAATTTCTTACGCGTTATATTTAATTCACGACACATTTGGTCTAGATTTAAGAAACTTTCTACTACCTGCATTAGGCTCAAATTCTTCCGCATTTATTGCTTTACTAAGCACATTAATTGTTTCAGTATTTATTACTTATTGGTTTGACATTCCTTTACGGCAATATTTAAAACGACTGACACGATCTTGATTTAATTAGCTGTTGTTTTCATAAATATCATTGGTCAATTTAAGGTAAACTAGCTGGCGACTGTCAGTATAGAGAAATTAATCAACCGTTGACCTTGTAAAAGGCTATGAATTTAGTAAAAATCTATTCCTGCCTTTCTTTTAACTCCATCACACTATGAAATCTTCTCCCATATTCTCCATCAATCTTAAAGACCTAACTAAAGGCCTTATCGTTGCAATCGGCAGTGCCGTAATCACCGCTTTACAAACCACTTTACAGGCAGGTTCTTTCACCGTCGATTGGAAATCCATCGGTACAGTAGCTTTGGCTGCCGGGTTATCTTACCTGCTTAAGAACTTCTTTACACCGGCTCAAAGTAATCAGCAACAGGGGCCAATTAATCAACAAACGATCCTAACACCATGACAACATTTGAACAGCGCGAACTCCGCGGTGTAACTATTAAGAACATTATGGTTACCATATTAAGTACAGCAAGTATTGTTGCATCGGTTATGACCTGCTACTTCCAATTGAAAAGCGATATCCACGATCTGACCACCCGGCAGGAGGCCCAGAACCGGGTAAACGAGATCCGCTTGAAAGTACTGGAAGGCCAGGTAGCAGTTTTACAACGGGAGGTTGAGGCCATTAAGACTAACAAATATTAAATTTACTTAATGCCACTGGGTAGTGTACTTACGGATGTCCACCCGCCATCAACGAGAATATTTTGCCCGGTGATATGCCTTGCTTCGTCAGACACGAGGAATAAAATGGCATTCGCCACATCTGCCACCGTTCCGGCCCTGCCCATAGGCGTTATTGCCGACCATACTTTTTCATAATCAGCCTCCTGCAAAGTGCGTTCGGTTAACGTGGCGCCCGGTGCAACTGTATTCACGTTGATCTTGTACTGAGATAATTCAATCACCAGGTTTTTTGCCAGCATTTCTAAAGCAGCTTTAGACATAGCATACGCAGCCAGATCTTTAAGCGCCCGATGCCCTACTGCTGATGATGTAAATAACAGCGACCCCCCTGTTTGCTGCTTACGCATTTGAATTGCGGCTGCCTGGGCCAAAAAGAAGGTGCCTGCCAGGTTAACCTCCATTACTTTAGCAAAAGAGTTTTTAGAGTAGGTAAAAAAATCACCAAACAAAGTGATGCCTGCGTTAGCAATTGCGATATCAAGTTTTCCGTAAGTTTCTACAGCAACCGCAATTAACTTATTAATAAAATCCAGGTCCGCCGAATCACCTGCAACGGCGAAACAGCTTTCGGGGTAGCTTTGGTTAATAGTTTGTGCTGCCTGTGTCGCAAGAATGGGGTCGATATCATTCAGTACCACACTTGCGCCTCGCTCGGCCAGCATCCGGCAGATCTCAAAACCAATCCCCTGACCGGCACCGGTAACAACCGCTACCTTTTTTTCAAAAATCATCGCATTAAATTATTTTCATTTCACAATTGCTTTGAACTTTGTGTTCGACAATTCACAGGTATTAGGAACCGGAGTGCACAATCCTGTCATTTTTTGGATGAGCATGCCCAGTTTCTATAGCCTTTTCTATACCTCTGAGCATTGAACTTTCCACATTGATACCCAGCCTCGCATAACCAAATACTTTAGCGGCTTCACGAACCAGGTCGGCCTTGTTCAAACTGATCTGATTCTTCAAAATCGCCTGCATAGCATTTGCAACTTCTTCAGGCGGCAGGTCGTCCGCATCCCTTTTTTGAGCGTCATTGGCGGGGATCCTGTATGTTTTATATAAACCTGGTTGCTGATCTTTATTCCAATAAAAAACATTTTGTCCGGCAAACGTTTGGTTAGCGTTTATTCCGGCGAAAAAGCCCTCCAGATGTAATGTCACCCGTGATGTTAGCCTGGAGATTCCCCACGCAGATAAAATGCGCTTACTTAACAGATTGGCACTAATAGGTGCTTCAGCTTGTAAAACATTGAATAATTGCGCTTTTATCCGCCCCCGGCTTTGCGGTAAAAAAAAGTCTTCTGCTGTCTGAATCTGTACCGCATCCAACTGGGCTATTTCGTAAAAAACATGCGAGGGTAATGATACTTTGGGTGTTACAAATGGTGGCGTAACTTCTGACCCAGATTTAAAAACTTCAGGCACCGCTGGTTGTGTAGTATTTGTGATATCGGCAGCAGCCGCCAATTTATTTTCTTCGGCGTGGCGAATAGCGGCAACTATACCCGCAAATACCTTTTCGGGTTTCTCCCACCATTCGGTAGCGTAAATTTTGTGAATTTTCCACCCTAGGCCTTTAAGCACGTCTACCTGAACAATCTCGCGGTCGCGAGATGTTTTTGCATTATGGTAGCTATGTCCATCAGTTAGCACGCCTAATATATAACCGGAAGGATTATCTTTATCGACTATACCCAAGTCGATTTTGTAAGCCGAGCACCCTATTTGCGTATGCACAATGTAACCCTGGTCCCTTAATTCAAGTGCAATGAGGTTTTCAAACGACGGTCCCTGGTCGTTTTTTGTAATTTGGCGTAACGGAAGGGCAATTTTTCCTTTTTCTGCGTAGCTTAAAAAAGCTTTAAGCCCTGCTACGCCCTCGGATGCAGTGCGGTTAAGATCTATCTGGTCTGATGTTAATGTAGAAAAAACTTTCATCTCATACCTTGCGCGTGATACCGCAACGTTTAACCTTCTCCAACCACCGTCGCGGTTTATGGGGCCAAAGTTGAGACCTACCTTTCCATTTTCATCGGCACCATAGCCTATTGAAAATAGAATAACATCGCGCTCATCTCCCTGTACATTCTCCAGGTTTTTAATAAAGATAGGTTCGGCACTTTCCAATGCAATCCTTTCCAGATCAGGGCGAATCTTAAACACTTCTGTGAGAAGATCTTCAACCAATGTTTGCTGCACCGAACTGAAGGTAACTATCCCTATGCTTTTCAACGCCAAAACCGGATCTGACAGGCGAAATACCACCTCATCTACAATTGCCCGGGCTTCAAACTTGTTTTGCCGCGATTTACCTTTATCATAAAAGCCTTCCACTTTCACAAATTGCACTTTACTCACAATATCATCTGTAGATGGGAAGGTGAGCAGTTTGTTGTCGTAGTACTTGGCATTACTAAATGCGATCAAACTTTCGTGCTTACTACGATAATGCCACAATAAATGGTGAGATGGCATAGACAATGCAAGGCAGTCATCCAAAATACTTTCAAGGTCTTCTTTGTCGATATGCTCTTCGTCTATGTTGTTAGTAGCAAAGAAATTCGTAGGCGGCATTTGCTTGGGATCGCCTACCACTATTACAGTGGTACCGCGTGCAATAGCACCTACTGCTTCGCAGGTTGGCATTTGTGATGCCTCATCAAAAACCACCAGGTCAAACTTCACACTATCCGCGTCAAAATATTGTGCTACAGAGATGGGGCTCATGAGCATACAGGGAGTGAGC
It encodes the following:
- a CDS encoding short-chain dehydrogenase translates to MIFEKKVAVVTGAGQGIGFEICRMLAERGASVVLNDIDPILATQAAQTINQSYPESCFAVAGDSADLDFINKLIAVAVETYGKLDIAIANAGITLFGDFFTYSKNSFAKVMEVNLAGTFFLAQAAAIQMRKQQTGGSLLFTSSAVGHRALKDLAAYAMSKAALEMLAKNLVIELSQYKINVNTVAPGATLTERTLQEADYEKVWSAITPMGRAGTVADVANAILFLVSDEARHITGQNILVDGGWTSVSTLPSGIK